A genomic segment from Oryctolagus cuniculus chromosome 14, mOryCun1.1, whole genome shotgun sequence encodes:
- the POC5 gene encoding centrosomal protein POC5 isoform X2, whose product MSSEEDKYSLPAMQSNSDAGSSVSTELQEEYEELLRYAIMNPPADSGASAASHPRAEGAPDTRISAAAGGILHHQGNNPVIRETGMEVGKKSDLNNSKTDGSSPALSPRKASHPVMDFFSSHLLGDSSSPGSTSSHTEAREVVVGDFLVSEENLQKVESVLDLWSSGLKTNIISELSKWRLNFIDWHRMEMKKEKEKHAAHLKQLNDQISDLQELHRAFEISLGRKDEVISSLSHAVGKQKERIELMRTFFHWRIGHVKSRQDVYEGKLADQYFQRSLLKKVWRGWRCVVQKRWKDVVERACQARAEEVCVQISSDYEARIAMLSGALENAKAEIQRMQQEKEHFEDSMKKAFMRGVCALNLEAMTIFQSRGDAGTDCASTRREEHGPGAPGKEPAAHLDPSAPPTPSTVTLPLLLSPAGAGAGATSIAAIPSAVSTTSAGAASASSAYVPVSVLGTGPAAAAAPEEYVPRVVTSAQQKAGRTITARITGKCDFASKNRVNSSLAIMGVSPPVSSVVVEKHHPVTVTIPQATAAKYPRALPPESSSSASRSLGTRSTHAHSLGSVQSIKVVD is encoded by the exons ATGTCATCGGAAGAGGACAAATACTCACTCCCGGCTATGCAGAGTAACTCGGACGCGGGCAGCTCCGTCTCCACAGAACTCCAG GAGGAGTACGAGGAGCTGCTGCGCTACGCCATCATGAATCCCCCGGCCGACTCCGGCGCGTCTGCGGCGTCTCACCCCCGGGCAGAAGGGGCGCCCGATACGAGAATTTCTGCTGCAGCTGGTGGCATCCTTCATCATCAAG GAAACAACCCTGTGATAAGAGAAACTGGGATGGAAGTtggaaaaaaaagtgatttaaataACTCAAAGACAGACG GGTCGTCACCGGCTCTGTCGCCAAGGAAGGCATCTCACCCGGTCATGGACTTTTTCAGTTCGCATCTCCTGGGCGACTCTTCCTCCCCAGGGTCTACTTCTAGTCACACGGAAGCCCGGGAAGTCGTCGTGGGCGACTTCCTTGTTTCGGAGGAAAACCTGCAGAAGGTGGAAAGCGTGCTGGATCTCTGGAGCTCGGGTCTCAAG ACAAATATCATTTCTGAACTGAGTAAATGGAGACTTAATTTTATCGACTGGCACcgaatggaaatgaaaaaagaaaaagaaaagcatgcgGCCCATTTGAAACAACTGAACGACCAGATCAGCGACCTGCAGGAGCTGCACAGAGCCTTTGAAATCTCCCTCGGGAGGAAAGATGAG GTGATTTCTAGCTTGTCGCACGCCGTGGGCAAGCAAAAGGAGCGCATCGAGCTGATGAGAACCTTCTTCCACTGGCGCATCGGGCACGTCAAGTCCAGGCAGGAC GTCTATGAAGGCAAGCTGGCCGACCAGTACTTCCAGAGAAGCCTGCTGAAGAAGGTgtggcggggctggcgctgcgtgGTGCAGAAGCGGTGGAAAGACGTGGTGGAGCGAGCCTGCCAGGCAAGAGCGGAGGAAGTCTGTGTCCAGATCTCCAGTGACTATGAGGCCAGAATCGCGATG TTATCTGGAGCTTTGGAAAATGCGAAAGCTGAGATTCAGAGAATGCAGCAGGAAAAGGAGCACTTTGAAGACTCCATGAAAAAAGCCTTCATGAGGGGGGTGTGCGCGCTAAACCTCGAGGCCATGACCATATTTCAGAGCAGAGGCGATGCAG GAACAGACTGCGCCAGTACCAGAAGGGAGGAGCACGGACCTGGCGCCCCAGGAAAAGAGCCTGCCGCCCACCTGGACCCCTCGGCCCCACCGACGCCCTCCACGGTGACACTGCCCCTGCTGCTGTCCcccgcaggggcaggggctggagctacCAGCATCGCTGCCATCCCCTCTGCTGTTTCCACGACTTCTGCTGGGGCTGCTTCCGCATCCTCTGCCTACGTCCCCGTTTCTGTTCTCGGCACAGGACCGGCCGCTGCCGCCGCGCCGGAAGAG tACGTGCCGAGAGTCGTAACTTCCGCACAGCAGAAGGCAGGGAGGACGATCACGGCCCGGATCACGGGGAAGTGCGACTTCGCCTCCAAGAACAGAGTCAACAGCAGCTTGGCTATCATGGGTGTTTCTCCGCCCGTGAGCTCCGTGGTCGTGGAGAAGCACCACCCAGTCACAGTG
- the POC5 gene encoding centrosomal protein POC5 isoform X1 — MSSEEDKYSLPAMQSNSDAGSSVSTELQEEYEELLRYAIMNPPADSGASAASHPRAEGAPDTRISAAAGGILHHQGNNPVIRETGMEVGKKSDLNNSKTDGSSPALSPRKASHPVMDFFSSHLLGDSSSPGSTSSHTEAREVVVGDFLVSEENLQKVESVLDLWSSGLKTNIISELSKWRLNFIDWHRMEMKKEKEKHAAHLKQLNDQISDLQELHRAFEISLGRKDEVISSLSHAVGKQKERIELMRTFFHWRIGHVKSRQDVYEGKLADQYFQRSLLKKVWRGWRCVVQKRWKDVVERACQARAEEVCVQISSDYEARIAMLSGALENAKAEIQRMQQEKEHFEDSMKKAFMRGVCALNLEAMTIFQSRGDAGTDCASTRREEHGPGAPGKEPAAHLDPSAPPTPSTVTLPLLLSPAGAGAGATSIAAIPSAVSTTSAGAASASSAYVPVSVLGTGPAAAAAPEEYVPRVVTSAQQKAGRTITARITGKCDFASKNRVNSSLAIMGVSPPVSSVVVEKHHPVTVQTIPQATAAKYPRALPPESSSSASRSLGTRSTHAHSLGSVQSIKVVD; from the exons ATGTCATCGGAAGAGGACAAATACTCACTCCCGGCTATGCAGAGTAACTCGGACGCGGGCAGCTCCGTCTCCACAGAACTCCAG GAGGAGTACGAGGAGCTGCTGCGCTACGCCATCATGAATCCCCCGGCCGACTCCGGCGCGTCTGCGGCGTCTCACCCCCGGGCAGAAGGGGCGCCCGATACGAGAATTTCTGCTGCAGCTGGTGGCATCCTTCATCATCAAG GAAACAACCCTGTGATAAGAGAAACTGGGATGGAAGTtggaaaaaaaagtgatttaaataACTCAAAGACAGACG GGTCGTCACCGGCTCTGTCGCCAAGGAAGGCATCTCACCCGGTCATGGACTTTTTCAGTTCGCATCTCCTGGGCGACTCTTCCTCCCCAGGGTCTACTTCTAGTCACACGGAAGCCCGGGAAGTCGTCGTGGGCGACTTCCTTGTTTCGGAGGAAAACCTGCAGAAGGTGGAAAGCGTGCTGGATCTCTGGAGCTCGGGTCTCAAG ACAAATATCATTTCTGAACTGAGTAAATGGAGACTTAATTTTATCGACTGGCACcgaatggaaatgaaaaaagaaaaagaaaagcatgcgGCCCATTTGAAACAACTGAACGACCAGATCAGCGACCTGCAGGAGCTGCACAGAGCCTTTGAAATCTCCCTCGGGAGGAAAGATGAG GTGATTTCTAGCTTGTCGCACGCCGTGGGCAAGCAAAAGGAGCGCATCGAGCTGATGAGAACCTTCTTCCACTGGCGCATCGGGCACGTCAAGTCCAGGCAGGAC GTCTATGAAGGCAAGCTGGCCGACCAGTACTTCCAGAGAAGCCTGCTGAAGAAGGTgtggcggggctggcgctgcgtgGTGCAGAAGCGGTGGAAAGACGTGGTGGAGCGAGCCTGCCAGGCAAGAGCGGAGGAAGTCTGTGTCCAGATCTCCAGTGACTATGAGGCCAGAATCGCGATG TTATCTGGAGCTTTGGAAAATGCGAAAGCTGAGATTCAGAGAATGCAGCAGGAAAAGGAGCACTTTGAAGACTCCATGAAAAAAGCCTTCATGAGGGGGGTGTGCGCGCTAAACCTCGAGGCCATGACCATATTTCAGAGCAGAGGCGATGCAG GAACAGACTGCGCCAGTACCAGAAGGGAGGAGCACGGACCTGGCGCCCCAGGAAAAGAGCCTGCCGCCCACCTGGACCCCTCGGCCCCACCGACGCCCTCCACGGTGACACTGCCCCTGCTGCTGTCCcccgcaggggcaggggctggagctacCAGCATCGCTGCCATCCCCTCTGCTGTTTCCACGACTTCTGCTGGGGCTGCTTCCGCATCCTCTGCCTACGTCCCCGTTTCTGTTCTCGGCACAGGACCGGCCGCTGCCGCCGCGCCGGAAGAG tACGTGCCGAGAGTCGTAACTTCCGCACAGCAGAAGGCAGGGAGGACGATCACGGCCCGGATCACGGGGAAGTGCGACTTCGCCTCCAAGAACAGAGTCAACAGCAGCTTGGCTATCATGGGTGTTTCTCCGCCCGTGAGCTCCGTGGTCGTGGAGAAGCACCACCCAGTCACAGTG
- the POC5 gene encoding centrosomal protein POC5 isoform X3: MGLMNEAALGSGGRLSTIIDVCQCHRGSLTLFGNNPVIRETGMEVGKKSDLNNSKTDGSSPALSPRKASHPVMDFFSSHLLGDSSSPGSTSSHTEAREVVVGDFLVSEENLQKVESVLDLWSSGLKTNIISELSKWRLNFIDWHRMEMKKEKEKHAAHLKQLNDQISDLQELHRAFEISLGRKDEVISSLSHAVGKQKERIELMRTFFHWRIGHVKSRQDVYEGKLADQYFQRSLLKKVWRGWRCVVQKRWKDVVERACQARAEEVCVQISSDYEARIAMLSGALENAKAEIQRMQQEKEHFEDSMKKAFMRGVCALNLEAMTIFQSRGDAGTDCASTRREEHGPGAPGKEPAAHLDPSAPPTPSTVTLPLLLSPAGAGAGATSIAAIPSAVSTTSAGAASASSAYVPVSVLGTGPAAAAAPEEYVPRVVTSAQQKAGRTITARITGKCDFASKNRVNSSLAIMGVSPPVSSVVVEKHHPVTVQTIPQATAAKYPRALPPESSSSASRSLGTRSTHAHSLGSVQSIKVVD, encoded by the exons ATGGGGCTTATGAATGAAGCTGCCTTAGGATCGGGAGGACGCCTCTCCACCATCATTGACGTGTGTCAGTGTCACCGAGGGAGCCTTACACTTTTCG GAAACAACCCTGTGATAAGAGAAACTGGGATGGAAGTtggaaaaaaaagtgatttaaataACTCAAAGACAGACG GGTCGTCACCGGCTCTGTCGCCAAGGAAGGCATCTCACCCGGTCATGGACTTTTTCAGTTCGCATCTCCTGGGCGACTCTTCCTCCCCAGGGTCTACTTCTAGTCACACGGAAGCCCGGGAAGTCGTCGTGGGCGACTTCCTTGTTTCGGAGGAAAACCTGCAGAAGGTGGAAAGCGTGCTGGATCTCTGGAGCTCGGGTCTCAAG ACAAATATCATTTCTGAACTGAGTAAATGGAGACTTAATTTTATCGACTGGCACcgaatggaaatgaaaaaagaaaaagaaaagcatgcgGCCCATTTGAAACAACTGAACGACCAGATCAGCGACCTGCAGGAGCTGCACAGAGCCTTTGAAATCTCCCTCGGGAGGAAAGATGAG GTGATTTCTAGCTTGTCGCACGCCGTGGGCAAGCAAAAGGAGCGCATCGAGCTGATGAGAACCTTCTTCCACTGGCGCATCGGGCACGTCAAGTCCAGGCAGGAC GTCTATGAAGGCAAGCTGGCCGACCAGTACTTCCAGAGAAGCCTGCTGAAGAAGGTgtggcggggctggcgctgcgtgGTGCAGAAGCGGTGGAAAGACGTGGTGGAGCGAGCCTGCCAGGCAAGAGCGGAGGAAGTCTGTGTCCAGATCTCCAGTGACTATGAGGCCAGAATCGCGATG TTATCTGGAGCTTTGGAAAATGCGAAAGCTGAGATTCAGAGAATGCAGCAGGAAAAGGAGCACTTTGAAGACTCCATGAAAAAAGCCTTCATGAGGGGGGTGTGCGCGCTAAACCTCGAGGCCATGACCATATTTCAGAGCAGAGGCGATGCAG GAACAGACTGCGCCAGTACCAGAAGGGAGGAGCACGGACCTGGCGCCCCAGGAAAAGAGCCTGCCGCCCACCTGGACCCCTCGGCCCCACCGACGCCCTCCACGGTGACACTGCCCCTGCTGCTGTCCcccgcaggggcaggggctggagctacCAGCATCGCTGCCATCCCCTCTGCTGTTTCCACGACTTCTGCTGGGGCTGCTTCCGCATCCTCTGCCTACGTCCCCGTTTCTGTTCTCGGCACAGGACCGGCCGCTGCCGCCGCGCCGGAAGAG tACGTGCCGAGAGTCGTAACTTCCGCACAGCAGAAGGCAGGGAGGACGATCACGGCCCGGATCACGGGGAAGTGCGACTTCGCCTCCAAGAACAGAGTCAACAGCAGCTTGGCTATCATGGGTGTTTCTCCGCCCGTGAGCTCCGTGGTCGTGGAGAAGCACCACCCAGTCACAGTG